A genomic segment from Nicotiana sylvestris chromosome 1, ASM39365v2, whole genome shotgun sequence encodes:
- the LOC104221343 gene encoding pentatricopeptide repeat-containing protein At5g66520-like isoform X1: MIRKAVSETHSALTPFTQKCRTLNHLKELHCQLLKFYLPETPSAIAPLLSFAVNSSNPSFFNYLRIVFQNLGYQSTFLYNTMIRGYMQSDLPIPAVLCYKDMLRNKLIVNNYTFPPLIKACSMILNEFGQHGFSVHAHLLKLGLQHDRFIVAALIEFYSLNIEMDRARMLFDEITNRDVVMWTSMIDGYGKIGEVGKARLLFDEMPERNVISWSAMMAAYSRASDFKEVLCLYRRMEEDGLKPNESVLVSILTACAHLGALAQGLLVHSFAKHYNYESNPILATALVDMYSKCGRMESASSVFEAMTYKDSGAWNAIISGFAMNGNAVKSVQLFDRMIASGNRPNETTFVALLSACTHAEMVDVGLSLFARMGSVYGVEPRFEHRACVVDLLARAGKLEDAEKFNEENMGGIEKGDANVWGALLGACRVYGNVEVGDRIWRKLSNMKVIDHGTCVLAYNIYREAGRDVEAKCVRELIEEMRTKKQPGCSVIEVNDIAEKSFASDLLHRK; encoded by the coding sequence ATGATCCGAAAAGCAGTCAGCGAAACTCACTCTGCCTTAACGCCCTTCACACAAAAGTGCAGAACGCTCAACCACCTAAAAGAACTCCACTGCCAACTCCTCAAATTCTACCTCCCTGAAACTCCATCAGCCATTGCCCCACTTCTTTCATTTGCCGTCAATTCTAGCAATCcttctttctttaattatttgCGTATTGTGTTTCAAAATCTTGGCTACCAAAGTACTTTTCTGTACAATACCATGATCAGAGGATACATGCAATCAGATTTGCCGATACCAGCAGTTCTATGCTACAAAGATATGCTAAGAAATAAGCTTATTGTAAATAATTATACTTTTCCGCCATTGATAAAGGCTTGTTCAATGATTTTAAATGAGTTTGGTCAACATGGTTTTTCAGTGCATGCCCATTTACTGAAATTGGGATTACAACATGACCGGTTTATTGTTGCAGCATTGATTGAATTTTATTCCCTAAATATCGAGATGGACAGAGCACGTATGTTGTTTGATGAAATTACCAACAGAGATGTGGTTATGTGGACCAGCATGATTGATGGATATGGGAAAATAGGGGAGGTGGGGAAAGCTAGATTGTTGTTTGATGAAATGCCAGAGAGAAATGTGATTTCTTGGAGTGCAATGATGGCAGCATATTCACGGGCTAGTGATTTTAAGGAGGTGCTTTGCTTGTATCGGAGGATGGAAGAAGACGGTCTTAAGCCGAACGAGTCTGTTCTTGTGAGTATTCTCACGGCTTGTGCTCATCTAGGTGCACTGGCACAAGGTCTTTTGGTACATTCATTTGCTAAGCATTATAATTACGAGTCAAACCCAATATTGGCTACTGCATTAGTTGACATGTACTCTAAATGTGGTAGAATGGAGTCGGCTTCATCAGTTTTTGAAGCGATGACTTATAAGGATAGTGGAGCATGGAATGCCATCATATCAGGCTTTGCAATGAATGGAAATGCAGTGAAATCGGTTCAATTGTTCGATAGGATGATAGCAAGCGGGAATCGTCCAAATGAAACCACTTTTGTTGCTCTGCTCTCTGCTTGCACTCATGCAGAAATGGTCGACGTAGGTCTTTCACTGTTTGCAAGAATGGGCAGTGTTTATGGGGTTGAACCCAGGTTTGAACATCGCGCCTGCGTGGTAGACCTGTTAGCAAGAGCTGGTAAGCTCGAGGATGCTGAGAAGTTCAATGAGGAGAACATGGGAGGGATAGAGAAAGGGGATGCTAATGTATGGGGAGCTTTACTTGGTGCTTGTAGGGTATATGGTAATGTTGAAGTAGGTGATAGGATATGGAGAAAGCTGTCTAACATGAAGGTAATTGACCATGGTACTTGTGTACTTGCATACAATATATACAGGGAAGCTGGTCGAGATGTAGAAGCTAAGTGTGTTAGGGAATTGATCGAGGAGATGAGGACAAAGAAGCAGCCTGGATGTAGCGTCATAGAGGTAAATGATATAGCTGAGAAATCCTTTGCAAGTGATTTATTACATCGTAAGTAA
- the LOC104221343 gene encoding pentatricopeptide repeat-containing protein At5g06540-like isoform X2: MDRARMLFDEITNRDVVMWTSMIDGYGKIGEVGKARLLFDEMPERNVISWSAMMAAYSRASDFKEVLCLYRRMEEDGLKPNESVLVSILTACAHLGALAQGLLVHSFAKHYNYESNPILATALVDMYSKCGRMESASSVFEAMTYKDSGAWNAIISGFAMNGNAVKSVQLFDRMIASGNRPNETTFVALLSACTHAEMVDVGLSLFARMGSVYGVEPRFEHRACVVDLLARAGKLEDAEKFNEENMGGIEKGDANVWGALLGACRVYGNVEVGDRIWRKLSNMKVIDHGTCVLAYNIYREAGRDVEAKCVRELIEEMRTKKQPGCSVIEVNDIAEKSFASDLLHRK; the protein is encoded by the coding sequence ATGGACAGAGCACGTATGTTGTTTGATGAAATTACCAACAGAGATGTGGTTATGTGGACCAGCATGATTGATGGATATGGGAAAATAGGGGAGGTGGGGAAAGCTAGATTGTTGTTTGATGAAATGCCAGAGAGAAATGTGATTTCTTGGAGTGCAATGATGGCAGCATATTCACGGGCTAGTGATTTTAAGGAGGTGCTTTGCTTGTATCGGAGGATGGAAGAAGACGGTCTTAAGCCGAACGAGTCTGTTCTTGTGAGTATTCTCACGGCTTGTGCTCATCTAGGTGCACTGGCACAAGGTCTTTTGGTACATTCATTTGCTAAGCATTATAATTACGAGTCAAACCCAATATTGGCTACTGCATTAGTTGACATGTACTCTAAATGTGGTAGAATGGAGTCGGCTTCATCAGTTTTTGAAGCGATGACTTATAAGGATAGTGGAGCATGGAATGCCATCATATCAGGCTTTGCAATGAATGGAAATGCAGTGAAATCGGTTCAATTGTTCGATAGGATGATAGCAAGCGGGAATCGTCCAAATGAAACCACTTTTGTTGCTCTGCTCTCTGCTTGCACTCATGCAGAAATGGTCGACGTAGGTCTTTCACTGTTTGCAAGAATGGGCAGTGTTTATGGGGTTGAACCCAGGTTTGAACATCGCGCCTGCGTGGTAGACCTGTTAGCAAGAGCTGGTAAGCTCGAGGATGCTGAGAAGTTCAATGAGGAGAACATGGGAGGGATAGAGAAAGGGGATGCTAATGTATGGGGAGCTTTACTTGGTGCTTGTAGGGTATATGGTAATGTTGAAGTAGGTGATAGGATATGGAGAAAGCTGTCTAACATGAAGGTAATTGACCATGGTACTTGTGTACTTGCATACAATATATACAGGGAAGCTGGTCGAGATGTAGAAGCTAAGTGTGTTAGGGAATTGATCGAGGAGATGAGGACAAAGAAGCAGCCTGGATGTAGCGTCATAGAGGTAAATGATATAGCTGAGAAATCCTTTGCAAGTGATTTATTACATCGTAAGTAA